One genomic window of Mucilaginibacter sp. SJ includes the following:
- a CDS encoding c-type cytochrome: MKSKKTMTGVMLVLCALLIISFKNIGHNTVPPAADTTNGGLFLPGKFKAAVVVDSLEGRARHIAVNTNGDIYVKLRFPDSIGGNVALRDTNGDARADIIKKFANYEDKGPYGTGMRVHKGYLYFSSEANVYRTKLNPQTLVPDAPLELILHDATAPHEHDAKPLAFDNAGHMYVAFGAPSNACQEQNRVPGSKGIKGCPLLKQYGGIWQFDEAKPNQVQTDGIRYATGMRSVVAMDWNTADNCLYVVAHGRDDLRLQFPKIFSAWQSAVLPAEEFIKVKKGTDVGWPYYYYDPIKKKKLLNPEYGGDGIKAGNGAKYTQPIMAFPAHWAPNDLFFYTGDQFPARYKNGAFIAFHGSTNRSPYPQAGFFVCFVPFKNGKPFGQWEIFADGFTRKNTVVSVSDAAYRPMGLATGPDGSLYISETEEGKIWKISYTGNKAGFGKAELAKMELRKKLPGFRLPDVLKSDLQTGMLKGGAKIYNTYCANCHQKNGRGDGNMIPPLSGSEWVTGGKFMEKDLAIRVLLNGLDGPIKVKNRPYNSAMPKHNFLSDADIAAVLTYIRNNFGNNSSLVTAAEVKKVRAELGK; the protein is encoded by the coding sequence ATGAAAAGCAAAAAAACTATGACCGGCGTGATGCTGGTGCTGTGTGCACTGTTGATTATCAGTTTTAAAAATATAGGCCATAACACTGTACCGCCTGCTGCTGACACCACCAATGGCGGCCTGTTCCTGCCCGGCAAGTTTAAAGCTGCTGTGGTGGTAGATAGCCTGGAAGGCCGCGCACGTCATATCGCGGTGAATACCAATGGCGATATTTATGTAAAACTCCGCTTCCCCGATTCTATCGGCGGCAACGTTGCCCTGCGTGATACTAACGGCGATGCCCGGGCAGACATCATTAAAAAGTTTGCCAATTATGAAGACAAAGGCCCCTATGGCACAGGCATGAGGGTACATAAAGGATACCTGTACTTCAGCTCGGAGGCAAATGTTTATCGAACAAAATTAAATCCGCAAACATTGGTACCCGATGCCCCGCTCGAATTGATTTTGCATGATGCTACCGCCCCGCATGAACATGATGCTAAACCCCTGGCCTTTGATAATGCCGGACATATGTACGTGGCGTTCGGAGCACCCTCAAACGCCTGCCAGGAGCAAAACAGGGTGCCCGGTTCAAAAGGGATCAAGGGCTGCCCGCTGCTGAAACAATACGGGGGTATCTGGCAGTTTGATGAGGCCAAACCTAACCAGGTACAGACTGATGGGATCCGCTATGCTACCGGCATGCGCAGCGTTGTTGCTATGGACTGGAATACTGCCGATAATTGCCTGTATGTGGTGGCCCATGGCCGTGACGACCTGCGCCTGCAGTTCCCTAAAATATTCAGCGCCTGGCAAAGCGCGGTACTGCCGGCCGAAGAGTTTATTAAAGTAAAAAAAGGCACGGATGTAGGCTGGCCATACTATTATTACGATCCTATTAAAAAGAAAAAACTTCTGAACCCGGAGTATGGCGGCGATGGCATAAAAGCCGGCAACGGCGCTAAATACACCCAGCCTATCATGGCATTCCCCGCGCACTGGGCCCCCAACGACCTGTTTTTTTATACCGGCGATCAGTTCCCGGCAAGATATAAAAACGGGGCTTTTATTGCCTTTCATGGTTCAACCAACAGATCGCCTTATCCGCAGGCCGGCTTTTTTGTATGCTTTGTACCCTTTAAAAACGGCAAACCTTTTGGGCAATGGGAAATTTTTGCCGATGGCTTTACCAGAAAAAACACGGTAGTAAGCGTGAGTGACGCGGCTTACCGGCCAATGGGGCTGGCCACGGGGCCCGATGGTTCCTTATACATCAGCGAAACAGAGGAAGGAAAGATCTGGAAAATTTCCTACACGGGTAACAAAGCCGGGTTTGGCAAGGCCGAACTTGCCAAAATGGAGCTCCGTAAAAAACTACCGGGTTTCAGATTGCCCGATGTTTTAAAGAGCGATCTGCAAACCGGCATGCTCAAAGGCGGCGCTAAAATTTACAATACCTATTGCGCCAACTGTCATCAAAAAAATGGCCGCGGCGATGGCAATATGATCCCGCCGCTTAGCGGATCGGAGTGGGTAACCGGCGGTAAGTTTATGGAAAAAGACCTCGCTATAAGGGTACTGCTTAATGGCCTCGATGGCCCTATCAAGGTGAAAAACAG
- a CDS encoding amino acid permease, with translation MPETHPEKNKLGLWTSTSLVIGNMIGAGIFLMPAAMASFGSIGLLGWVFSAIGSFFLARVFSNLSKLLPHATGGPYAYTRDGLGDFIGFLVAWGYYLAVACANAAITISFVSALSTFFPILGSSSVIAVITGLCSIWLLAYINTLGVVTGGKLQLVTTILKVLPLLLVAIGGLFFIKAANFKPFNASGTGIVSALQATATMTMFAFIGIESATVPSGSVANPEKTVARATMLGLLITTFIYILGSVSVIGIIPAAQLQKSLTPYADTAVIIYGSSARYWVSAGIAIAAFGSLNGWTLLQGQVPYAISKDQLFPPIFSRTNKKGVPYMGIIISSIMVSLFMTMNYTKGLVTQFKFLLLLSLLSVLIPYLLSAAAYLVIRVRKSPKAGGWAGAIALAMLAFAYALWAIAGAGQEAVYYGFLLLMAGIPFYVWAAFTKNAN, from the coding sequence ATGCCCGAAACTCATCCCGAAAAAAACAAATTAGGCCTGTGGACCAGTACTTCGCTGGTGATTGGCAATATGATTGGTGCAGGCATTTTCCTGATGCCAGCGGCTATGGCTTCGTTCGGGAGTATTGGTTTGCTGGGCTGGGTGTTCTCGGCAATAGGCTCGTTCTTTTTAGCCCGGGTTTTCAGTAACCTGAGCAAGCTGTTGCCCCATGCTACCGGCGGCCCATATGCCTACACCCGCGACGGGTTGGGCGATTTCATTGGATTTTTAGTGGCCTGGGGATACTACCTTGCTGTGGCCTGTGCCAACGCTGCCATTACTATCTCGTTTGTGAGCGCCTTAAGTACCTTTTTTCCAATATTGGGAAGCAGCAGTGTTATTGCTGTGATTACCGGTTTATGTTCTATCTGGTTATTAGCTTATATCAATACGTTGGGCGTTGTTACCGGCGGCAAGCTGCAATTGGTTACCACCATTTTAAAGGTGTTACCACTGCTGCTGGTAGCTATCGGCGGTTTGTTTTTCATTAAGGCGGCAAACTTTAAACCTTTTAACGCCAGCGGCACCGGCATAGTCAGCGCCCTGCAGGCAACGGCTACCATGACCATGTTTGCTTTTATTGGTATTGAAAGCGCCACCGTACCTTCGGGCAGCGTGGCCAATCCCGAAAAAACGGTAGCCAGGGCAACTATGCTGGGACTGCTTATTACCACCTTCATTTATATACTGGGGAGTGTAAGTGTGATCGGCATTATCCCGGCGGCGCAGCTGCAAAAATCACTTACACCTTATGCCGATACCGCGGTGATCATCTACGGCAGCAGCGCCCGCTACTGGGTAAGCGCCGGTATTGCCATCGCCGCTTTCGGTTCGCTGAACGGGTGGACATTGCTACAGGGACAAGTGCCTTATGCTATTTCAAAAGATCAGCTTTTTCCGCCGATATTCAGCCGCACTAATAAAAAGGGTGTACCTTATATGGGTATTATCATCAGCAGTATTATGGTATCACTGTTCATGACCATGAATTATACCAAAGGCCTGGTAACACAATTTAAATTTCTGCTGCTGCTTTCGCTGTTGAGCGTTTTGATCCCCTATTTGTTATCGGCAGCGGCTTACCTGGTTATCCGGGTACGAAAAAGCCCAAAGGCAGGGGGCTGGGCCGGAGCTATAGCACTGGCTATGCTGGCTTTTGCCTATGCGCTTTGGGCTATTGCGGGAGCCGGGCAGGAGGCTGTTTATTACGGCTTTTTACTGCTGATGGCCGGGATCCCGTTTTATGTTTGGGCCGCATTTACCAAAAATGCGAATTAG
- the acs gene encoding acetate--CoA ligase, translated as MKITSFEEYKKVYQQSVEQPEQFWAGIADNFLWQKKWDTVLDWNFKEPKIKWFQGAKLNITENCLDRHLEALGDKPAIIWEPNDPEEDHRILTYRQLHDKVCQFANVLKNNGAKKGDRVCIYMPMIPELAIAVLACARIGAIHSVVFGGFSAQSIADRINDAECSIVITCDGGKRGNKEVPLKTVIDDALVQCRSVRKVIVLTRSRTPVSMIKGRDVWWEDEIKKVETQGNPSCPAEVMDAEDMLFILYTSGSTGKPKGVVHTCGGYMVYTGYTFANVFQYNQGEVYFCTADIGWITGHSYIVYGPLSQGATTLMFEGIPTYPDCGRFWEIVDKFKVNILYTAPTAIRSLMSFGLDNVNNKDLSSLKKLGSVGEPINEEAWHWFDDNIGKNRCPIVDTWWQTENGGIMISPIAGITPTKPGYATLPLPGVQPVLVDENGKVIEGNGVSGNLCIKFPWPGMLRTTYGDHERCRTTYFATYENMYFTGDGCLRDQDGYYRITGRVDDVLNVSGHRIGTAEVENAINMHSSVVESAVVGYPHDIKGQGVYAYVVSPDKHGDEDITRKDIIMTVSRIIGPIAKPDKIQFVTGLPKTRSGKIMRRILRKIAEGDTSNLGDTSTLLDPAVVDEIKAGAL; from the coding sequence ATGAAAATTACATCATTTGAAGAGTACAAAAAAGTTTACCAGCAAAGTGTTGAGCAGCCCGAGCAGTTTTGGGCCGGCATTGCCGATAATTTTTTATGGCAAAAAAAGTGGGACACCGTACTGGACTGGAACTTTAAGGAGCCTAAAATCAAATGGTTCCAGGGTGCAAAACTCAATATTACCGAAAACTGCCTCGACCGTCACCTCGAAGCTCTTGGCGATAAACCGGCTATCATCTGGGAACCTAACGACCCGGAAGAGGATCACCGCATTTTAACGTACCGCCAGTTGCATGATAAAGTATGCCAGTTTGCCAACGTGCTTAAAAACAACGGTGCAAAAAAAGGTGATCGTGTTTGTATCTATATGCCCATGATCCCCGAGCTGGCTATTGCTGTTTTGGCTTGTGCGCGCATCGGTGCTATCCATTCGGTAGTGTTTGGTGGTTTTTCTGCACAGTCCATTGCCGATAGGATCAATGATGCCGAGTGCAGCATCGTGATCACCTGCGATGGCGGCAAGCGTGGCAATAAGGAAGTGCCGCTCAAAACTGTGATTGATGATGCTTTGGTACAATGTCGTTCGGTTAGAAAAGTTATTGTGCTTACCCGCAGCCGCACACCGGTATCCATGATCAAAGGCCGCGATGTTTGGTGGGAAGATGAGATCAAAAAAGTGGAAACACAAGGTAACCCAAGCTGCCCTGCCGAAGTGATGGATGCCGAAGATATGCTCTTTATCCTGTACACATCTGGCTCAACAGGTAAACCCAAAGGTGTGGTACATACCTGCGGCGGGTATATGGTTTATACAGGTTATACTTTTGCCAACGTATTCCAGTACAACCAGGGCGAGGTATATTTCTGTACTGCCGATATCGGCTGGATCACCGGTCACTCTTATATCGTATATGGCCCGCTTTCGCAGGGCGCTACTACGCTGATGTTTGAAGGGATCCCAACTTATCCTGATTGCGGTCGTTTCTGGGAGATCGTAGATAAATTCAAAGTAAACATATTATATACCGCGCCAACAGCTATCCGCTCACTGATGAGTTTTGGGCTGGATAACGTAAATAATAAAGACCTGAGCTCTCTTAAAAAATTGGGCTCCGTAGGTGAGCCTATCAATGAGGAAGCATGGCATTGGTTTGATGACAATATCGGCAAAAACCGCTGCCCGATTGTTGACACCTGGTGGCAAACCGAAAATGGCGGTATCATGATTTCTCCTATCGCCGGCATTACCCCAACCAAACCGGGGTATGCCACCTTACCATTACCTGGCGTACAACCCGTATTGGTTGACGAAAACGGCAAAGTGATTGAAGGCAACGGTGTAAGCGGCAACCTGTGTATCAAATTTCCGTGGCCGGGCATGCTGCGTACTACTTATGGCGATCATGAGCGCTGCCGCACCACTTACTTCGCCACTTACGAAAACATGTATTTCACCGGGGATGGCTGCCTGCGCGATCAGGATGGCTATTACCGCATTACCGGTCGCGTGGATGACGTACTGAACGTATCCGGTCACCGTATAGGCACTGCCGAAGTGGAGAATGCCATCAACATGCATAGCAGCGTGGTGGAATCGGCGGTGGTGGGTTATCCGCACGATATTAAAGGCCAGGGTGTTTATGCCTATGTGGTGAGCCCCGATAAGCATGGCGATGAGGACATTACCCGCAAGGATATCATCATGACGGTATCACGTATCATTGGCCCGATAGCCAAACCTGATAAGATCCAGTTTGTAACCGGCTTGCCAAAAACGCGTTCGGGCAAGATCATGCGCCGCATTTTGCGCAAGATAGCCGAGGGCGATACCTCGAACCTGGGCGATACCAGCACTTTGCTTGATCCGGCAGTAGTTGACGAGATCAAGGCAGGGGCTTTGTAA
- a CDS encoding glutamine--tRNA ligase/YqeY domain fusion protein: MSEERSLNFIEEIVEEDLAAGKNDNRVLTRFPPEPNGYLHIGHAKSICLNFGLAKKYNGLTNLRFDDTNPVKEDVEYVDSIKEDVKWLGFDWANELYASDYFDQLYAFAVELIKNNLAYVDDSTAEEIAAQKGTPTEPGTPNQYRSRSVEENLQLFADMKDGKYPDGAKVLRAKVDLASPNMHLRDPLMYRIKHAHHHRTGDKWCIYPMYDFAHGQSDAIEEITHSICTLEFVPHRPLYDWFIEKLNIFPSKQYEFARLNLNYTVMSKRKLLQLVNENYVDGWDDPRMPTISGLRRRGYTPASIREFCERIGVAKRENMIDVGLLEFCIREDLNKTAWRRMAVLDPVKLILDNYPEGGTEIMHGENNPEVEGGDGGRDIPFGRELWIEREDFMEVAPKKFFRLGIGLMVRLKNAYIIKGESIVKDADGNITEIHCSYLPESKSGHDTSGINVKGTIHWVSVEHAKTAEVRLYDRLFQVEDPSNEDGDFKDYINPNSLHVLSTVYIEPDLVNAELGKPVQFMRKGYFTLDKNSTEDKLVFNRTVTLKDGWGKK; encoded by the coding sequence ATGAGCGAAGAAAGATCACTGAACTTTATAGAGGAAATTGTTGAGGAAGATTTGGCTGCCGGTAAAAACGACAACCGTGTACTTACCCGTTTCCCGCCCGAACCTAATGGTTACCTGCATATTGGTCATGCCAAGTCAATTTGCCTTAACTTTGGTTTGGCAAAAAAATACAATGGCCTTACCAACCTCCGTTTTGACGATACCAACCCCGTTAAAGAGGATGTTGAATATGTTGACAGCATTAAGGAAGATGTAAAATGGCTTGGCTTTGATTGGGCTAATGAGCTTTATGCTTCTGATTATTTCGATCAGCTGTATGCCTTTGCCGTTGAATTGATCAAAAATAACCTGGCCTATGTTGATGACAGCACAGCCGAAGAAATAGCCGCCCAGAAAGGTACACCTACCGAACCGGGTACGCCAAACCAATACCGCAGTCGCTCCGTAGAGGAAAACCTGCAGCTGTTTGCCGATATGAAGGATGGCAAATACCCCGACGGCGCGAAAGTACTGCGTGCCAAGGTTGACCTGGCATCGCCTAACATGCACCTGCGCGACCCATTGATGTACCGTATTAAACACGCTCATCACCATCGTACAGGCGATAAATGGTGTATTTACCCCATGTATGATTTTGCTCACGGGCAATCGGATGCTATTGAAGAGATCACGCACTCTATCTGTACGCTGGAGTTTGTACCTCACCGTCCGTTGTACGATTGGTTTATTGAAAAACTGAATATTTTCCCGTCAAAACAATACGAGTTTGCCCGCTTAAACCTTAACTATACGGTAATGAGCAAGCGCAAATTGCTGCAGCTGGTTAACGAAAACTATGTTGATGGCTGGGACGATCCGCGTATGCCTACTATCAGCGGTTTACGCCGCCGTGGTTATACCCCTGCTTCTATCCGTGAGTTTTGTGAGCGCATTGGCGTTGCCAAACGCGAAAACATGATAGATGTTGGCTTGCTGGAGTTCTGTATCCGCGAAGACCTGAACAAAACTGCTTGGCGCCGTATGGCTGTGCTTGATCCGGTTAAGCTGATCCTGGATAATTATCCCGAAGGCGGAACCGAAATAATGCACGGCGAAAACAACCCCGAAGTTGAAGGCGGCGATGGCGGCAGGGATATTCCATTTGGCCGTGAGTTGTGGATAGAGCGTGAGGACTTTATGGAAGTTGCGCCTAAAAAATTCTTCCGCCTGGGTATCGGGCTGATGGTTCGCCTAAAAAACGCTTATATCATTAAAGGCGAAAGCATTGTTAAAGATGCCGATGGTAACATCACCGAGATCCATTGCAGCTACCTGCCCGAATCAAAATCAGGCCATGATACCAGCGGCATTAATGTAAAAGGCACCATCCACTGGGTGAGTGTTGAACACGCCAAAACTGCCGAAGTAAGGTTATATGACCGTTTATTCCAGGTTGAAGACCCTTCAAATGAGGATGGCGACTTTAAAGATTATATCAACCCTAACAGCCTGCATGTATTGTCAACAGTATACATTGAGCCCGACCTGGTTAATGCCGAGTTGGGCAAGCCGGTTCAGTTTATGCGTAAAGGTTATTTTACTTTAGATAAAAACTCAACTGAAGATAAATTAGTGTTTAACCGTACCGTTACCTTGAAAGACGGCTGGGGTAAAAAGTAA
- a CDS encoding enoyl-CoA hydratase/isomerase family protein, whose translation MEFQNLLITNKGRVQLITINRESKLNALNKDTLAELHSAFTDAFQNPEVGGIIITGAGPKAFVAGADISEFAALNIEGGAQLSRTGHTAVFDLIANGSKPVIAAVNGFALGGGLELAIACHIRIAADNAKMGLPEVTLGLIPGYGGTQRLTQLVGKGKAMEMILTADMITAADALQYGLVTHVVNPEELLTKAEEILNKILSRAPLALAAAIRSINAAYTDGVNGYETEIAEFGKCFGTKDFKEGVAAFMEKRKAEFKGN comes from the coding sequence ATGGAATTTCAAAATTTGCTGATAACAAACAAGGGCCGCGTTCAATTAATCACCATTAACCGCGAAAGCAAACTGAACGCTCTTAATAAGGATACGCTGGCCGAACTGCATAGCGCTTTTACCGACGCTTTCCAAAATCCGGAAGTAGGTGGTATCATCATTACCGGAGCCGGACCAAAAGCATTTGTTGCAGGGGCTGATATCAGTGAGTTTGCAGCGCTGAATATTGAAGGAGGTGCACAGCTTTCGCGTACTGGCCACACCGCAGTTTTTGATTTAATAGCTAATGGCAGCAAGCCTGTAATAGCAGCGGTAAATGGTTTTGCTTTGGGCGGAGGGCTTGAGCTGGCTATTGCCTGCCATATCCGTATAGCAGCTGACAATGCTAAAATGGGCTTGCCCGAAGTAACTTTGGGGTTGATCCCCGGCTATGGGGGTACACAGCGCCTCACCCAACTGGTTGGCAAAGGCAAAGCGATGGAAATGATCCTAACCGCCGATATGATTACTGCCGCCGATGCCCTGCAATATGGCCTGGTTACCCACGTAGTTAACCCCGAAGAACTATTAACTAAAGCCGAAGAGATCCTGAATAAAATACTATCCCGTGCCCCCTTGGCGCTTGCTGCTGCTATCCGCAGTATTAATGCCGCTTATACCGATGGCGTTAACGGCTATGAAACCGAAATAGCCGAGTTTGGCAAATGCTTCGGCACAAAAGATTTTAAAGAAGGCGTAGCAGCCTTTATGGAAAAACGGAAAGCTGAATTTAAAGGGAATTAG
- a CDS encoding cobalamin B12-binding domain-containing protein — translation MSNTFNRPIRVLVAKVGLDGHDRGARIIATSLRDAGMEVIYTGLRQTPEMVVNTALQEDVDAIGISILSGAHMTVFPRIINLIKEKKMDDVLVTGGGIIPHEDMLELQKLGVGELFPPGTSTQDIVKYITAWVHEHRNF, via the coding sequence ATGAGTAATACCTTTAACCGACCAATCCGTGTTTTAGTTGCCAAAGTAGGGCTCGATGGCCATGACCGCGGCGCGCGCATTATTGCCACTTCGCTGCGCGATGCAGGTATGGAAGTTATTTATACCGGGCTACGCCAAACCCCCGAAATGGTGGTGAATACAGCCCTGCAGGAGGATGTGGACGCCATTGGCATTTCTATACTTTCGGGCGCGCATATGACGGTATTTCCACGCATCATTAATCTCATTAAAGAGAAAAAAATGGATGATGTTTTGGTTACCGGCGGTGGTATTATTCCGCATGAAGATATGCTCGAGCTGCAAAAACTGGGTGTTGGCGAGCTTTTTCCGCCTGGCACCAGCACGCAGGATATTGTAAAATATATAACCGCTTGGGTACATGAACACCGCAATTTCTAA
- a CDS encoding winged helix-turn-helix domain-containing protein, translating to MKISLDQFDKAFENRIRLQIMSVLVANESYDFNSLKELLDLTDGNLASHLKALEKEEYIQVEKTFIGRKPNTRYLASEKGRAAFKLHLLALENLIKQQKL from the coding sequence GTGAAGATATCATTAGATCAGTTTGATAAAGCCTTTGAAAACCGCATCCGCCTGCAAATCATGAGCGTATTGGTTGCTAATGAAAGCTACGACTTTAACTCGCTTAAGGAATTGCTCGACCTAACCGACGGTAACCTGGCATCGCACCTGAAAGCGCTGGAAAAGGAAGAATACATCCAGGTAGAGAAAACTTTCATCGGCCGCAAGCCAAATACACGTTACCTGGCGTCAGAAAAAGGCCGGGCCGCCTTCAAATTGCACCTCCTTGCCCTCGAAAATTTGATCAAACAACAAAAACTGTAA
- a CDS encoding protein NO VEIN domain-containing protein produces MTTYKFIRDETELVQSLIEFNKEPIYHRKMVGNKPLYFVHAIIGEQHLFGLSKFCAFKDITSDDYLSGKRRETDGGKTQKHIEKVVNRQWEPYEGIAKNIQKAFKQWIESFFPHYNIYNANFLTIEAKLLKKVKAQNRRSITQDELEILLDFKKRIGAIGEEIAITYEADRLLKLGASSPLNYITHTSKINANAGFDIYSDFNKKVRFIEVKSNVNNTGEIYLTSNELSTFKSNPGEAYIYLVNITNLEKKEGIVRVLNDVDELGEREAILYKIIR; encoded by the coding sequence ATGACAACCTATAAATTTATCCGCGATGAAACTGAATTGGTTCAATCTTTAATTGAATTTAATAAGGAGCCCATTTATCACAGAAAAATGGTTGGAAACAAACCTTTATATTTTGTCCACGCAATTATAGGAGAACAACATTTATTCGGGTTGTCAAAATTTTGTGCGTTCAAGGACATTACAAGCGATGATTATCTTTCAGGAAAGCGGCGTGAGACTGATGGGGGTAAAACCCAAAAACATATTGAGAAAGTGGTCAATAGACAATGGGAGCCATATGAGGGAATAGCAAAAAACATTCAAAAGGCATTCAAGCAATGGATTGAATCCTTTTTTCCACATTATAATATCTATAATGCCAACTTTTTAACCATCGAAGCAAAGCTTCTAAAAAAAGTAAAAGCGCAGAATAGAAGGTCAATAACTCAAGATGAATTGGAGATTTTATTAGACTTTAAGAAACGGATAGGTGCTATAGGCGAAGAAATTGCTATTACTTACGAAGCAGATAGGCTATTGAAACTTGGGGCAAGCTCACCATTGAATTATATCACCCATACCTCTAAAATAAACGCTAACGCTGGGTTTGATATTTATAGTGATTTCAATAAAAAGGTAAGATTTATAGAAGTAAAATCGAACGTAAATAATACAGGGGAAATATATCTCACAAGTAATGAACTTAGTACATTTAAATCGAATCCCGGGGAAGCATATATCTACTTAGTTAATATCACAAACCTCGAAAAAAAGGAAGGCATAGTTAGGGTTTTGAATGATGTAGATGAATTAGGTGAACGGGAAGCCATACTTTATAAAATAATTCGATAA
- a CDS encoding DCC1-like thiol-disulfide oxidoreductase family protein, with translation MKTLKNHMILFDAECPMCRAYTGAFVKTGMLDPDGRTVYQEAHAGTCPVYDRQRAVNEIALINLKSGEVTYGVKSLFKIIANTWPVFAPLFAFKPFIWLMSKVYAFISYNRRVIIPAAETGFEYQPTFKLHYRLLYLLFTWFCTGFILTAYAHLLTGIVPLGNPYREYLICGGQVIFQGAAICSFDRRNLWTYLGNMMTISFAGSLLLLIGLVVNHFFQFGPLIYTLYFMIVAGLMFLEHIRRTKLLGLGWVLTITWVTYRIVLLLLILNLN, from the coding sequence ATGAAAACGCTTAAGAACCACATGATCCTGTTTGATGCAGAATGCCCGATGTGCCGTGCTTATACCGGTGCCTTTGTAAAAACAGGGATGCTTGATCCTGATGGCCGCACCGTGTACCAGGAAGCACATGCAGGTACCTGCCCTGTTTATGACAGGCAACGGGCTGTTAATGAAATAGCCTTAATTAACCTGAAAAGCGGCGAGGTTACCTACGGCGTTAAAAGTCTGTTCAAAATAATTGCCAATACCTGGCCTGTATTTGCCCCCTTATTTGCTTTTAAACCATTCATCTGGCTCATGAGCAAGGTTTATGCCTTTATATCATACAACAGGAGGGTAATTATCCCCGCTGCTGAAACCGGCTTTGAATACCAGCCTACGTTTAAGCTGCATTATCGTTTATTGTATTTGTTGTTCACCTGGTTTTGTACCGGTTTTATCTTAACAGCCTATGCACACCTGCTTACCGGGATTGTTCCTTTAGGAAATCCTTATCGCGAATACCTGATCTGCGGCGGACAAGTCATTTTTCAGGGCGCAGCGATATGCAGTTTTGACCGCCGTAATCTGTGGACCTACCTCGGCAATATGATGACCATCTCTTTTGCGGGCAGCTTATTACTGCTGATCGGGTTGGTTGTAAATCATTTTTTTCAATTCGGTCCGCTGATTTATACCCTGTATTTTATGATTGTAGCGGGATTGATGTTCCTTGAACACATCCGCCGTACAAAATTGCTTGGGCTGGGCTGGGTGCTTACCATTACCTGGGTAACCTATCGTATCGTTTTATTATTACTTATTTTAAACCTTAACTGA
- a CDS encoding TIGR01777 family oxidoreductase encodes MKAYKKIVLAGGNGYLGTVLAIYYRDLADEVIILARKQKPVDGNVHTAVWDGETEGGWTVHLAGADMLINLCGKNVNCRYTEKNKREIIRSRVVPTELLGRVIHKMENPPKVWINVTSATIYRHAEDRPQDEDTGEIGYGFSIDVCNIWESAFFKTDTPHTRKIALRMGIVLGRSDSVFPRLLNLVRFGLGGKQGDGQQYIAWVHEHDVARSTQWLLDHPELNGIFNCTAPESTKNTDMMHIIRRAYGAPFGLPAPQWLLEVGAMVIGTETELILKSRWVIPKRLLDSGFIFQYPKAEHAVHDILSLKR; translated from the coding sequence ATGAAAGCTTATAAAAAAATCGTACTGGCCGGCGGCAATGGTTATCTCGGTACCGTGCTGGCCATATACTACCGCGATTTGGCAGACGAGGTGATCATCCTGGCCCGCAAACAAAAACCTGTTGATGGCAACGTACATACCGCTGTTTGGGATGGTGAAACCGAAGGGGGGTGGACGGTTCACCTTGCCGGTGCCGATATGCTGATTAACCTGTGCGGCAAAAATGTAAACTGCCGCTACACCGAAAAGAACAAGCGGGAGATCATCCGTTCAAGGGTTGTACCTACCGAACTATTAGGCAGGGTGATCCATAAGATGGAAAACCCGCCAAAGGTTTGGATCAATGTGACTTCTGCCACCATTTATCGCCACGCCGAAGACCGTCCGCAGGATGAGGATACCGGTGAGATTGGTTATGGCTTTTCTATTGATGTTTGCAACATCTGGGAAAGCGCTTTCTTTAAAACAGATACGCCCCATACCCGTAAAATTGCCCTGCGCATGGGCATTGTGTTAGGCCGAAGCGACAGTGTTTTTCCGCGGTTGCTTAACCTGGTTAGGTTTGGCCTCGGCGGCAAACAAGGCGATGGGCAGCAATACATAGCCTGGGTGCATGAGCATGATGTAGCCCGGAGCACCCAATGGCTGTTAGACCACCCCGAATTAAATGGTATATTTAACTGCACCGCGCCCGAAAGCACAAAAAACACCGATATGATGCACATCATCCGGCGGGCCTATGGCGCACCATTCGGCTTGCCCGCACCGCAGTGGCTGCTGGAAGTTGGCGCCATGGTAATCGGCACCGAAACCGAACTGATTTTAAAAAGCCGCTGGGTAATACCTAAACGCTTACTGGATAGCGGGTTTATATTTCAATACCCAAAAGCGGAGCATGCGGTGCATGATATTTTGAGTTTGAAGAGGTAG